In the Geitlerinema sp. PCC 9228 genome, one interval contains:
- the nadC gene encoding carboxylating nicotinate-nucleotide diphosphorylase — translation MGHSTVAKFVGILPPWVVLDPWLKQWLAEDIGRGDRTTQGLFAHTAIPTGKATLIAKQAGVIAGLPLVERLFFLLDPPTQVQFLVEEGSWCKSGTAIAQIQGNLDTLLTGERAALNTAMYLSGIATETRQYVDAIQDFSTQLVDTRKTTPGLRILDKYATQVGGAQNHRMGLDDAVMVKDNHIAAAGSISEAIARLRATIPYPLTIEVETETISQVQEAIQHHADIIMLDNMSLPDMQKAIAIIRQTQPTVSEVKARPIKIEASGNITLDNIRDVAATGVDYISTSALVTKASWLDLSMAIE, via the coding sequence ATGGGACATTCAACCGTGGCAAAATTTGTAGGTATCTTACCGCCCTGGGTGGTTCTCGACCCTTGGTTAAAACAGTGGTTGGCAGAAGATATTGGTCGCGGCGATCGCACCACGCAAGGTCTATTTGCCCACACCGCCATCCCCACCGGCAAAGCCACCTTGATAGCCAAACAAGCCGGTGTCATCGCCGGATTGCCCCTGGTGGAACGGTTGTTTTTCCTGCTCGACCCACCAACCCAAGTGCAATTTTTGGTAGAAGAGGGCAGTTGGTGCAAATCGGGAACCGCGATCGCGCAAATACAAGGAAACTTAGATACCTTACTCACCGGCGAACGAGCAGCCCTCAACACCGCCATGTATCTCAGCGGCATTGCCACCGAAACCCGTCAATATGTCGATGCCATCCAAGATTTTTCCACGCAACTGGTAGACACGCGCAAAACCACCCCTGGCTTGCGTATCTTGGATAAATATGCCACCCAAGTAGGCGGTGCCCAAAATCATCGTATGGGTCTCGACGATGCCGTCATGGTCAAAGACAATCATATAGCCGCTGCTGGCAGCATTTCCGAAGCGATCGCGCGTTTGCGAGCCACCATTCCCTATCCTCTGACCATTGAAGTGGAAACCGAAACCATCTCCCAAGTACAAGAAGCCATCCAGCACCATGCCGATATTATCATGTTAGATAATATGAGCCTCCCCGACATGCAAAAAGCGATCGCGATAATTCGTCAAACACAACCTACGGTTAGCGAAGTCAAAGCACGCCCCATCAAAATCGAAGCTTCCGGCAACATCACCCTCGACAATATCCGCGACGTAGCAGCCACCGGCGTTGACTACATTTCCACCAGTGCCTTGGTGACCAAAGCCAGTTGGTTGGATTTGAGTATGGCGATCGAATAA
- a CDS encoding C39 family peptidase: MELQDFVDSDRRYDTNQIAADEELTRQIQQRLNELGLLDPPIDGIFGPVSTSALERFQRLLDCGEPGFLGSETAKKLLNASKEELSASNLTLKVVKDTVFKAKPIDSSALEDSEKQSVAAGNEFELVAYEQSRSKHFRVTFRNESFLDSKVWYAFGGHVELYAGSDRIHPKPKSASVKLSIPYKSQLDNYYNPTGACNVTSLAMCLEYLQIPRKSNYGQYEDELYEYAINRGYSRHQPEDLAQIVRDYGARDNFVISGTIEDAKDWVADEKPAVVHGYFTQFGHIVVLAGYDDKGFFVHDPYGEWFPGGYRTDLSGKYVHYSYNLIRRTCMPDGDLWTHFISK; the protein is encoded by the coding sequence ATGGAACTGCAAGATTTTGTAGATAGCGATCGCCGTTACGATACCAACCAGATTGCAGCGGATGAAGAACTAACCCGTCAAATCCAACAAAGACTCAACGAGTTGGGATTGTTGGACCCACCAATTGACGGGATTTTTGGTCCGGTATCCACCTCGGCTTTGGAACGGTTTCAGCGACTTTTGGATTGCGGCGAACCTGGTTTTCTCGGGTCGGAAACGGCGAAAAAATTGCTCAACGCCAGCAAAGAAGAACTCTCGGCGAGCAATCTCACTTTGAAGGTGGTGAAAGATACGGTTTTTAAAGCCAAACCCATCGATTCTTCGGCTTTGGAAGATTCGGAAAAACAAAGCGTCGCTGCTGGGAACGAGTTCGAGTTAGTGGCTTACGAACAATCCCGCAGCAAGCATTTTCGCGTCACTTTCAGAAACGAATCGTTTTTAGATAGTAAAGTTTGGTATGCTTTTGGCGGGCATGTTGAGTTATATGCGGGAAGCGATCGCATCCATCCCAAACCCAAATCCGCCAGTGTCAAGCTATCTATTCCTTATAAATCTCAATTAGATAATTATTACAATCCCACGGGAGCTTGTAATGTCACTTCCTTAGCCATGTGCTTGGAATACTTGCAAATCCCCCGAAAAAGCAACTACGGCCAGTACGAAGACGAACTCTACGAATATGCGATTAACCGCGGCTACAGCCGTCACCAACCCGAAGATTTGGCACAAATTGTCCGAGACTACGGTGCGCGGGATAATTTTGTCATTAGCGGTACCATTGAAGATGCAAAAGACTGGGTAGCCGATGAAAAACCGGCGGTGGTTCACGGTTATTTTACGCAATTCGGTCACATTGTAGTGTTGGCGGGGTATGACGATAAGGGATTTTTCGTTCACGATCCGTATGGGGAGTGGTTTCCAGGTGGTTACCGCACCGATTTAAGTGGCAAATACGTGCATTATTCTTACAATTTAATCCGTCGAACTTGTATGCCAGATGGCGATCTCTGGACACATTTTATTTCCAAGTAA
- a CDS encoding alkaline phosphatase PhoX: MRIKRRHFLQFLGASAVTMSIGSLPTGSNGSKLAMPFADANAATSDRLSFSPVRSPIPLEYENVPPSEQPQQFATFEVIDDIVLPEGFTYDIIGSWGDRLADSRFGYNNDYLSFIETSPNEGFLTINFEYISGKTWMQTYAPVIGKSLPFDAVKAAAAKNGGTIDAWVLAAGDPLKAEILEISKEALIDQGIGVISIRRNANGKWERTYSKSDRRITGISGLEDGRYLRATGAATAVFRKSNKMGYDDGLNERIIGTIQNCAGGTTPWGTVMSAEENFQDQVHEPVMPDGSSFDPSASPFIINEGAVDGRGNPLGLAGNKYGYMVEVDPANPQDYGTKHTWLGRFRHEAVAVNAMSGQPLAVYSGCDRRGGHVYKFVSKGKVQNPKDKANSRLMEDGMLYAALFESNGRGRWIPLKADTPVNPVMPSSVHGGMVTFPKRPEGGIFKATSDAEAKAFQRRFRTLGDLYAGSDMEKQGAILIDAHFAANAAGASCTARPEDTDISEDGTLYIAFTSGSPGGDGGPDKQVFSAKDQQAWEHGWIMKLKEDNNDPASMTFTWEMLAMGGEPADGGAGFSNPDNLELDKAGNVWMVTDISTSKQNTPNAEHRRGVFGNNSIWMVAASGPQAGNAYLFAIAPMECETCGPMFSPDQQTLFLAIQHPGADNGIRRDGATETRQFTLRTTTGEEFSQQRTVPIGSNWPDKQVNQPPKPSVVAVRRVNSQPIL, translated from the coding sequence ATGAGAATTAAGCGCAGACATTTTCTCCAATTTCTCGGTGCGAGTGCCGTCACCATGAGCATTGGTTCGCTACCGACTGGCAGCAATGGTAGCAAACTAGCCATGCCCTTTGCCGATGCCAACGCTGCCACAAGCGATCGCTTGAGTTTTTCCCCCGTTCGCAGTCCCATTCCTTTAGAATACGAAAACGTTCCCCCCAGCGAGCAACCCCAGCAATTTGCTACCTTTGAAGTCATCGACGATATCGTTTTACCGGAAGGATTTACTTACGATATTATTGGTTCCTGGGGCGATCGCCTGGCCGATTCTCGCTTTGGATATAACAACGATTATTTATCTTTTATCGAAACCAGCCCTAACGAAGGCTTTCTCACCATTAACTTTGAATACATCAGTGGCAAAACCTGGATGCAAACCTATGCCCCGGTCATTGGCAAATCGCTGCCCTTTGATGCGGTGAAAGCTGCTGCTGCAAAAAATGGGGGCACCATCGATGCGTGGGTACTCGCCGCTGGCGATCCTCTCAAAGCCGAAATTTTAGAAATTAGTAAAGAAGCCCTCATCGACCAAGGCATTGGCGTGATTTCTATCCGTCGCAACGCCAACGGCAAGTGGGAACGTACTTATTCAAAAAGCGATCGCCGCATTACTGGCATCTCCGGTTTGGAAGACGGCAGATACCTACGTGCCACCGGTGCTGCCACAGCCGTTTTCCGCAAATCCAACAAAATGGGGTACGACGATGGTCTCAACGAACGCATCATCGGCACCATCCAAAACTGTGCTGGCGGGACCACTCCCTGGGGAACTGTGATGAGTGCGGAAGAAAACTTCCAAGACCAAGTCCACGAACCCGTCATGCCAGATGGTTCCTCCTTCGACCCCAGTGCTTCCCCATTTATTATCAACGAAGGAGCTGTGGATGGTCGCGGCAATCCCTTAGGTTTGGCAGGCAACAAATATGGCTACATGGTAGAAGTAGATCCCGCCAATCCGCAAGATTACGGAACCAAGCACACCTGGCTGGGGCGTTTTCGCCACGAAGCAGTGGCAGTGAATGCCATGTCCGGCCAACCCTTAGCCGTCTATTCCGGATGCGATCGCCGCGGCGGTCACGTTTACAAATTTGTCAGCAAAGGTAAAGTTCAAAATCCCAAAGACAAAGCCAATTCCCGCCTCATGGAAGATGGCATGCTGTATGCTGCCTTATTTGAATCCAATGGACGCGGTCGCTGGATTCCCCTAAAAGCCGATACACCGGTGAATCCCGTAATGCCCAGTAGCGTCCACGGCGGTATGGTTACTTTTCCGAAACGCCCGGAAGGCGGCATTTTTAAAGCCACCAGCGATGCCGAAGCCAAAGCATTCCAACGTCGTTTTCGGACTTTGGGAGATTTGTATGCTGGTAGCGATATGGAAAAACAAGGAGCCATCTTAATTGATGCTCACTTTGCCGCCAATGCTGCCGGTGCCAGCTGTACCGCACGTCCGGAAGATACGGATATCAGCGAAGACGGTACCCTGTACATTGCCTTTACCTCCGGTTCCCCCGGTGGTGACGGCGGCCCTGACAAGCAAGTCTTCTCCGCCAAAGACCAGCAAGCTTGGGAACATGGCTGGATTATGAAACTCAAAGAAGACAACAACGATCCGGCTTCCATGACCTTTACGTGGGAAATGCTTGCCATGGGTGGCGAACCGGCAGATGGCGGTGCTGGTTTTTCCAATCCCGATAACTTAGAGTTGGATAAAGCCGGTAACGTTTGGATGGTGACGGACATTTCCACCAGCAAACAAAATACCCCCAATGCCGAACACCGCCGCGGTGTCTTTGGCAACAACTCCATTTGGATGGTAGCAGCTTCCGGTCCGCAAGCGGGCAATGCTTACTTATTTGCGATCGCACCTATGGAATGCGAAACTTGCGGTCCCATGTTCTCGCCAGACCAGCAAACTCTATTTTTAGCAATTCAGCATCCCGGGGCCGACAATGGCATCCGCCGAGATGGGGCCACCGAAACCCGTCAATTTACGCTTCGTACTACCACCGGCGAAGAATTTTCCCAACAACGTACCGTACCAATAGGTTCTAACTGGCCGGATAAGCAAGTTAACCAGCCGCCAAAGCCTTCTGTGGTGGCAGTTCGACGGGTGAATTCCCAGCCAATTCTGTAG
- a CDS encoding nuclear transport factor 2 family protein — MYQRFRRSSRLGLTAGALAASAIAPLPLNAAPPEEAPNRLKEAIENIETAANKGDLETVIQYYSSDFSHEDGFDRAQFQQKLNQLWQQYSDLNYETELTSWEESDEGLVATTRTHLTGSQQREERTIRLDATVVSRQVYQDGQITYQETLSEKTHLYSGENPPQVTVNVPETVTVGRSYNFDVIVEEPLREDKLAGTAFDESVLSDKYLQPTSFDLELLPAGGLYKVGRATVVENTYWVSGAIVRGGGITMVNHRIHFRKQ; from the coding sequence ATGTACCAACGTTTCCGTCGCTCCTCTCGATTGGGGTTGACAGCAGGCGCTTTGGCTGCTAGTGCGATCGCGCCTTTGCCGCTGAATGCCGCACCACCAGAAGAAGCCCCCAACCGCTTAAAAGAAGCAATTGAAAATATCGAAACTGCTGCCAACAAAGGCGATTTAGAAACGGTTATACAATATTACAGCAGCGACTTTAGCCACGAAGACGGTTTTGACCGCGCTCAATTTCAACAGAAGCTGAACCAACTGTGGCAGCAATATTCCGATTTAAACTACGAAACCGAACTCACTTCGTGGGAAGAAAGCGACGAAGGATTGGTCGCCACCACCAGAACCCACCTCACCGGCAGCCAGCAACGGGAAGAGCGCACCATTCGTTTGGATGCAACAGTGGTTTCCAGGCAAGTTTACCAAGACGGTCAAATTACTTATCAGGAAACTCTATCGGAAAAAACCCACTTGTACTCTGGAGAAAATCCTCCCCAGGTAACGGTGAATGTTCCCGAAACGGTTACTGTAGGGCGTTCCTACAATTTTGATGTCATCGTGGAAGAACCTTTGAGAGAGGATAAGCTTGCCGGCACTGCTTTCGACGAATCCGTGCTTTCTGACAAATACCTACAGCCGACTAGCTTCGATTTGGAATTGCTACCAGCGGGCGGATTGTACAAAGTTGGACGCGCTACAGTAGTCGAGAATACATACTGGGTTTCTGGGGCGATCGTACGCGGTGGCGGTATAACCATGGTGAACCACCGAATTCATTTTCGCAAACAGTAG
- the murG gene encoding undecaprenyldiphospho-muramoylpentapeptide beta-N-acetylglucosaminyltransferase, with protein sequence MKQTTRLLIAASGTGGHLFPALAVAKQLHNYHIEWLGVRDRLETKLVGPHYPLHTINVSGLQRGSKLAAVGTLARLIAAIATCRQLLQKGNFQGVFTTGGYIAAPSILAARSLGLPAILHESNALPGKVTRWLSPWCSVVGLGFGTAAQYLPRAKTVLVGTPVRPEFTVSQPLQLDLPAGVPLIVVMGGSQGAVAVNELVRQCAPAWFQAGAWVVHLTGSNDTNADSLQHPQYISMPFYDDMAALLQRADLAISRAGAGTLAELALAATPSVLIPYPYAAEDHQAYNAAVFAGVGAAIVLRQGELTTETLQDKVLQLLQVPEQLQTMADNVTKLSVADGGEQMAGLIRETLEKP encoded by the coding sequence ATGAAACAAACGACTCGCTTATTAATTGCGGCTAGCGGCACGGGGGGGCATTTATTTCCCGCCCTGGCGGTAGCCAAGCAACTTCACAACTATCATATCGAATGGCTGGGCGTTCGCGATCGCTTGGAAACGAAACTGGTCGGTCCCCACTATCCGTTGCATACCATCAACGTGAGTGGATTGCAGCGTGGCTCGAAACTGGCAGCCGTGGGTACCCTGGCGCGATTGATTGCTGCCATTGCCACCTGCCGGCAACTGCTGCAAAAAGGGAATTTCCAAGGGGTTTTCACCACCGGTGGCTACATTGCCGCTCCCAGCATCCTAGCCGCCCGCTCTTTAGGATTACCCGCTATTTTACACGAATCCAACGCTTTACCCGGAAAAGTAACCCGTTGGCTCAGTCCCTGGTGCAGCGTGGTGGGATTGGGATTTGGTACGGCAGCTCAGTATTTACCCCGCGCCAAAACTGTCTTGGTGGGAACTCCCGTGCGTCCGGAATTTACCGTTTCCCAACCGTTACAATTGGATCTTCCCGCCGGTGTCCCCCTGATTGTGGTTATGGGAGGTTCCCAAGGGGCCGTGGCAGTCAACGAACTGGTGCGTCAGTGCGCGCCGGCTTGGTTTCAAGCGGGTGCTTGGGTGGTTCATTTAACCGGCAGCAACGATACCAACGCCGATAGTTTGCAGCATCCTCAATATATATCCATGCCTTTTTACGATGACATGGCTGCCTTGCTCCAGCGTGCCGATTTAGCCATTAGCCGCGCCGGTGCCGGCACCTTGGCGGAATTAGCCCTTGCAGCTACCCCCTCTGTCTTAATTCCCTATCCCTATGCCGCCGAAGACCATCAAGCCTACAATGCTGCGGTCTTTGCCGGTGTGGGGGCCGCCATTGTGCTGCGTCAGGGAGAACTAACCACCGAAACCCTACAAGACAAGGTTTTGCAACTATTGCAGGTGCCGGAGCAGTTGCAAACCATGGCAGACAACGTCACCAAACTATCGGTTGCCGATGGTGGCGAACAGATGGCCGGTTTGATTCGGGAAACCTTAGAAAAACCGTAG
- a CDS encoding glyoxalase-like domain protein, which translates to MVLGLHAFSALDGFSLPVGEIEPLLAGFFSGLPLDSLFSTQGIMVMLLVAYGGAMWMFLTSAPKVHTVMVSDLETARQFYEGMLQLPPADVPLHYYYNYEQTVGAAGVDPLYLSATDFGGASTRNLDTPDGLWYQLKKNTQLHVISGANFGKKNRHRHVCFDRDCLEKILMEVQLNGVKYKIRTDDPLNFLVKDASERIIELSEVAK; encoded by the coding sequence ATGGTTTTAGGATTGCACGCATTTTCGGCGCTCGATGGTTTTTCTTTGCCAGTAGGGGAAATAGAACCGCTACTGGCGGGATTTTTCTCTGGTTTGCCCCTGGATAGTCTGTTTTCCACCCAGGGCATCATGGTCATGTTGCTGGTAGCTTATGGCGGTGCCATGTGGATGTTTTTGACCAGTGCCCCGAAAGTGCATACAGTCATGGTATCGGATTTGGAAACCGCCCGCCAGTTTTACGAAGGCATGCTCCAACTGCCGCCGGCAGACGTTCCCCTGCACTATTATTACAATTACGAGCAAACCGTGGGAGCCGCTGGTGTCGATCCGCTGTATCTGTCGGCAACGGACTTTGGCGGTGCCAGTACCCGCAATCTGGATACCCCCGACGGTCTTTGGTATCAATTGAAGAAAAACACTCAACTGCACGTTATCTCCGGTGCGAACTTTGGCAAAAAGAATCGCCACCGCCACGTTTGCTTCGACCGGGATTGTTTGGAAAAAATTTTAATGGAAGTGCAGCTGAACGGGGTTAAATATAAAATTCGCACCGACGACCCCTTGAACTTCTTGGTCAAAGATGCCAGCGAACGGATTATCGAACTTAGCGAAGTAGCCAAATAG
- a CDS encoding 4-amino-4-deoxy-L-arabinose transferase → MLFLLFSLLPIAALALIFLVIKQVQMGWRKSLLDASWVWGVLLTIITESLSIFHLFGFAGVALLWFLVDAFLIAIYLQGRSQGKYNPFQLPQKVSYSIRQLSITGNLEILGIFLTVLGIGMVAFVAAPNHSDSMEYHLPRVVHWIQNHSIAHYPTQNIFQLYQNPWSEFAIAHLQILTQSDRLAASIQWFAMLGSLVGVSLIAQELGAHRQGQILSAIFCATIPMGILQGSSTNNDLVVAFWMVCLAYFALLTFRQGVHTLNIVRLGTSLGLAILSKGTAYIYAFPVCLWLAVWGIQHYRWKVWQPIVSVSAIAILLNLGHYVRNVLVFGSPLGVPGEETINAFGPRILISNVLKQLALHADFIRYLRLDGWITPMTGIAEKVIRIFHNVLGVDINDPALMSSKYPKFFVPSISFNEDAAGNPVHLLIIFLALGLMAINFRLPKRPLLFAYALVVTGCFLLFCALLTWSLPRCRLHLPIFILYAGFVGVVLSHSLNRRIVDIAAILLLVFSSPWIVHNSVRPLWGENSILAVSRAEQYFRTQPDRTELYMESAAIVRSSSCQQVGLDFKNTSFEYPFWALVNGNQSSQIFRHVNVQNQSSPLLQKSPFQNFQPCAIVYFASQSTDTPLETTKTRGGRRYKQDWYQSKVQKNKRESVQIFVRKSDITE, encoded by the coding sequence ATGTTATTTCTTTTATTTAGTTTGCTTCCTATTGCGGCGTTGGCGCTCATCTTTCTGGTTATCAAACAAGTGCAGATGGGTTGGCGGAAATCTTTGCTAGATGCTAGCTGGGTTTGGGGAGTTCTCTTAACCATTATTACGGAAAGTCTCAGTATTTTTCACCTGTTTGGGTTTGCTGGGGTAGCACTTTTATGGTTCCTAGTAGATGCTTTCTTAATTGCCATTTACCTGCAAGGACGTTCCCAGGGAAAATACAATCCTTTCCAGCTTCCCCAGAAAGTTTCCTATTCCATTCGCCAGCTTTCGATTACCGGCAACCTGGAAATTTTGGGGATTTTTTTAACCGTTCTCGGCATTGGGATGGTGGCGTTTGTTGCTGCGCCCAACCATTCTGATTCCATGGAGTATCATTTACCTCGGGTGGTTCACTGGATTCAGAATCATAGCATAGCTCACTATCCTACTCAGAATATCTTTCAACTATATCAAAATCCATGGTCGGAGTTTGCGATCGCGCATTTGCAGATATTAACCCAAAGCGATCGCTTGGCTGCCTCGATCCAATGGTTTGCTATGCTAGGCTCCCTTGTAGGAGTTTCTTTAATTGCTCAAGAACTTGGTGCCCACCGGCAAGGGCAAATTCTCTCAGCGATTTTTTGTGCCACCATTCCCATGGGCATTTTGCAGGGGTCAAGCACAAATAACGACCTGGTTGTTGCTTTTTGGATGGTCTGTTTGGCTTATTTTGCACTACTCACGTTTCGTCAGGGAGTTCATACTCTCAATATAGTGAGATTGGGAACTAGTTTGGGGCTGGCTATTTTAAGCAAAGGAACAGCCTATATTTATGCGTTTCCTGTTTGTCTTTGGTTGGCAGTGTGGGGAATTCAACACTACCGATGGAAAGTTTGGCAACCCATTGTTTCTGTATCGGCGATCGCAATTCTGTTAAATTTGGGACATTATGTTCGCAATGTTTTGGTTTTTGGTTCTCCTCTAGGTGTTCCTGGAGAAGAAACGATAAATGCCTTTGGTCCGAGAATTTTGATTTCTAACGTTCTCAAACAACTGGCTTTACATGCGGATTTCATTCGGTATCTGCGCCTCGATGGGTGGATTACCCCCATGACAGGTATAGCGGAAAAAGTGATTCGGATTTTTCATAATGTTTTGGGGGTAGATATTAACGACCCTGCTTTAATGAGTTCTAAATATCCTAAATTCTTCGTTCCCAGTATTTCTTTTAACGAAGATGCCGCTGGCAATCCCGTTCATTTACTGATAATATTTTTAGCCTTGGGATTGATGGCGATTAATTTTCGATTGCCAAAACGTCCCCTACTGTTTGCTTATGCACTGGTCGTTACTGGGTGTTTTTTACTGTTTTGCGCACTTTTGACCTGGTCTTTACCGCGATGTCGGCTCCATTTGCCGATATTTATCCTCTATGCTGGGTTTGTGGGTGTGGTTTTATCGCATTCCTTGAATCGTAGAATTGTCGATATTGCCGCTATTTTGTTACTGGTTTTTTCCTCTCCTTGGATCGTTCACAATTCTGTCAGACCCCTATGGGGAGAAAATAGTATTTTGGCAGTATCCAGAGCCGAACAATATTTTCGTACCCAACCGGATCGTACAGAATTATATATGGAATCTGCCGCGATCGTTCGCTCCTCTTCCTGTCAACAGGTTGGTTTGGATTTTAAAAATACATCGTTTGAGTATCCTTTTTGGGCGTTAGTTAATGGCAACCAAAGTTCTCAGATTTTCAGGCATGTGAACGTGCAAAACCAATCATCTCCTTTATTACAAAAGTCTCCGTTTCAAAATTTTCAACCTTGCGCAATTGTATATTTTGCTTCTCAAAGCACCGATACCCCTTTAGAAACAACAAAAACCAGGGGCGGAAGGCGTTACAAGCAAGATTGGTATCAGTCAAAAGTCCAAAAAAACAAGCGAGAATCCGTACAAATCTTTGTGAGAAAATCTGACATAACAGAATAA
- a CDS encoding glycosyl hydrolase → MAGGEAAYAHRPHDVVSQVVVSPTYNQDQTVYILVRSSLFRSQDGGETWQRLSNGLDNHNGLQSLTNSAANPRVLYTAAPGDGIYRSDDAGDTWGSVNTGIDDLEITWVVSSPADANLVFAHTKTGKLYRSENGGEGWELVRQDLPATAIAIASDGSNPILLGDENGQIWRSEDRGTSWNQVNSPSDVGSVNQIAIANDFANSQTFFIATGEAGVYRTTDGGQSFSPMNEGLSDRRVQDVQLLANGTLLASSWEQGYWQWQTDEQTWVNLSEGLEPEPQADEWEVPQFEDLEVSNTFSEDGTVFLGAFAGLFRSTNGGQQWQQLETLSLGTVIDMAVSPAYAEDKTVVVATYVGEAYISHDGGDRWQAINQNLWLPLFTRKVLAQRQDGIEQDPRRFFDIELSSTYARDENILLSILYNKILRSSNGGDRWSIQQLEPGVRGVSLTYSPAFEQDRTVFSMNQKGVVFRSTNGGKSFEMIAESGPPQPGNDSPSTVVSPTFAEDQTLFTSGKQGVYKSMDAGATWELLTAGTPLETAASLQLAISPGFPQDATLWVGTRTGLYRTTDGGKTWAKVVRSAYGDNPYVEAIAISPNYSQDQTLIISIRGKGLFKSTDGGSNFTNVYRGKLAFARLDNVPSAGKALQFSPNYAEDNTIFGFGSARTDIYRSTDGGATWEVLPIERKTLETIGEPGLVAKTSLLLDIHSGKIKKLFGLLVAMGVAYFIFRWMRRQKIFG, encoded by the coding sequence GTGGCAGGAGGAGAAGCTGCCTACGCTCACCGTCCCCATGATGTGGTTTCCCAGGTCGTGGTTTCTCCCACATACAACCAAGACCAAACCGTTTATATTTTGGTTCGCAGTAGCCTTTTCCGCTCTCAAGATGGCGGCGAAACTTGGCAACGCTTATCCAACGGTCTGGACAACCACAACGGTTTGCAAAGCTTAACCAACTCCGCCGCCAATCCTCGCGTTCTCTACACGGCAGCACCTGGCGATGGGATTTACCGCTCTGATGACGCAGGAGACACCTGGGGTTCGGTGAATACAGGAATCGACGATCTCGAAATTACCTGGGTGGTATCCTCCCCTGCCGATGCCAATTTGGTATTTGCTCACACCAAAACCGGCAAACTCTATAGAAGCGAAAATGGTGGCGAAGGTTGGGAACTGGTTCGCCAGGACTTGCCAGCCACGGCAATAGCGATCGCATCTGACGGTTCCAATCCCATCTTGTTAGGAGACGAAAACGGTCAAATCTGGCGTTCTGAAGATCGCGGAACAAGCTGGAATCAGGTCAATTCCCCATCGGATGTGGGTTCGGTCAATCAAATCGCGATCGCAAATGACTTTGCCAACAGCCAAACCTTCTTCATCGCTACCGGGGAAGCCGGCGTCTATCGCACCACCGATGGCGGACAATCCTTTTCTCCCATGAATGAAGGACTGTCGGATCGGCGAGTGCAGGATGTGCAGTTGCTGGCAAATGGAACTCTGTTAGCCTCTAGTTGGGAGCAAGGATACTGGCAGTGGCAAACGGACGAGCAAACCTGGGTCAATCTATCAGAAGGATTGGAACCAGAACCCCAGGCAGATGAATGGGAAGTGCCGCAGTTTGAAGATTTGGAAGTTTCCAATACTTTTTCCGAAGATGGAACGGTGTTTCTGGGTGCCTTTGCCGGATTGTTTCGCAGTACGAACGGCGGTCAGCAATGGCAGCAGTTGGAAACCCTATCGTTGGGAACGGTTATCGATATGGCAGTGTCTCCCGCCTATGCAGAAGATAAAACCGTTGTCGTAGCTACCTATGTGGGGGAGGCTTATATAAGTCATGATGGGGGCGATCGCTGGCAAGCCATTAACCAGAATCTTTGGTTACCCCTTTTTACACGTAAGGTCCTGGCCCAGCGTCAAGATGGTATCGAGCAAGACCCCCGTCGCTTTTTTGATATCGAACTATCTTCTACCTATGCCCGGGATGAAAACATCCTGCTCTCGATTTTATACAATAAAATTTTACGATCGAGCAATGGTGGCGATCGCTGGTCCATCCAACAGCTAGAACCAGGGGTACGAGGGGTTAGTCTTACGTATTCCCCCGCATTCGAGCAAGATCGCACCGTTTTCAGCATGAATCAAAAAGGCGTGGTTTTTCGTTCTACCAACGGCGGGAAATCCTTTGAGATGATTGCCGAATCCGGTCCACCGCAACCAGGCAACGATTCTCCCTCTACCGTTGTTTCTCCTACCTTTGCTGAAGACCAGACGCTCTTTACTTCAGGGAAACAAGGGGTTTACAAAAGTATGGATGCAGGGGCAACATGGGAACTGTTAACGGCAGGGACGCCTCTCGAAACAGCGGCTAGCTTGCAGTTGGCCATTTCTCCTGGATTTCCCCAAGATGCTACCCTCTGGGTAGGTACGCGCACTGGTCTCTATCGCACCACCGATGGTGGCAAGACTTGGGCAAAAGTGGTTCGTTCTGCTTATGGAGACAATCCTTATGTAGAAGCGATCGCGATTTCTCCCAATTACAGTCAAGACCAAACCCTCATAATCAGTATACGCGGAAAAGGTTTGTTCAAAAGTACCGATGGCGGCAGCAACTTTACCAACGTTTATCGGGGAAAGCTCGCTTTTGCGCGTTTGGACAACGTACCTTCGGCTGGCAAAGCTTTGCAATTTTCTCCTAACTACGCCGAAGATAATACAATTTTTGGTTTTGGGTCTGCCCGCACGGACATTTACCGCTCTACCGATGGCGGTGCAACTTGGGAAGTATTACCTATCGAAAGAAAAACCCTAGAAACCATTGGCGAACCCGGTCTTGTGGCGAAAACCAGCCTGCTGCTAGATATTCACAGTGGCAAAATTAAGAAACTCTTTGGTTTGTTGGTAGCTATGGGAGTTGCCTACTTTATTTTCCGCTGGATGCGCCGTCAAAAAATATTTGGTTGA